The proteins below are encoded in one region of Aquisphaera giovannonii:
- a CDS encoding DUF5615 family PIN-like protein: protein MRFKIDEDLPPTAADLLRGLGHDVSTVYDQGLQACTDPAILTACQGGGGSRFRSISTPRISWCTRRRIMPG, encoded by the coding sequence ATGCGGTTCAAGATCGACGAGGACCTGCCTCCTACGGCGGCGGATCTCCTCCGCGGCCTCGGTCATGATGTGTCGACGGTGTACGACCAGGGGCTCCAGGCCTGCACCGATCCCGCGATCCTGACGGCTTGCCAGGGCGGGGGAGGATCCCGGTTTCGCTCGATCTCGACTCCTCGAATATCCTGGTGTACCCGCCGGAGGATTATGCCGGGCTGA
- the cheB gene encoding chemotaxis-specific protein-glutamate methyltransferase CheB, translating to MRVGIVNDSVMACEVLRRVVASVPGQEVAWVARDGEEAVAMAKADVPDIVLMDLFMPRMDGVEATRRIMAEAPCAILVVTATVSGHIQKVYQAMGYGALDAVDTPIIGPGGQVAEASPLLRKIDVIARLVGKAPARGEDSTVPAMAVRPVAAPADHPLIVLGSSTGGPFALAEILPLLPPGPEASVVIVQHVDAAFAPGLAQWLGEFAGRKVDLAVGGDAPAPGKILLSATGDHLVMQSDRRLYYSAEPRLLNYRPSVDVFFKSVARHWPRPGVAALLTGMGRDGAEGLAGLRRLGWRTIAQDEETSVVWGMPRAAVELDGAEFVLPLPRIGPVISNLIQVQSPGRAQTRPAPR from the coding sequence ATGAGAGTGGGCATCGTCAACGACTCGGTGATGGCCTGCGAGGTGCTGCGGCGGGTGGTGGCGTCCGTGCCGGGGCAGGAGGTCGCCTGGGTGGCGAGGGACGGCGAGGAGGCCGTCGCGATGGCGAAGGCGGACGTGCCGGACATCGTCCTGATGGACCTGTTCATGCCCCGGATGGACGGCGTGGAGGCCACCCGGAGGATCATGGCGGAGGCCCCCTGCGCCATCCTCGTGGTGACGGCCACCGTCAGCGGGCACATCCAGAAGGTCTACCAGGCGATGGGCTACGGGGCGCTGGACGCGGTGGACACGCCGATCATCGGGCCGGGCGGCCAGGTGGCCGAGGCCTCGCCCCTGCTCAGGAAGATCGACGTCATCGCCCGGCTGGTCGGCAAGGCCCCCGCGCGGGGGGAGGATTCGACGGTCCCGGCGATGGCCGTCCGGCCGGTCGCCGCGCCCGCGGACCACCCCCTGATCGTGCTCGGGTCGTCCACCGGCGGCCCGTTCGCCCTGGCGGAGATCCTCCCGCTCCTGCCCCCGGGGCCGGAGGCGTCCGTCGTCATCGTCCAGCACGTGGACGCCGCGTTCGCGCCGGGGCTGGCCCAGTGGCTGGGCGAGTTCGCCGGGCGCAAGGTGGACCTGGCCGTCGGCGGCGACGCGCCGGCCCCGGGGAAGATCCTCCTCTCGGCCACGGGCGACCACCTCGTCATGCAGTCCGACCGCCGGCTCTATTACTCGGCCGAGCCCCGCCTGCTCAACTACCGGCCCTCGGTGGACGTCTTCTTCAAGAGCGTGGCGCGGCACTGGCCCCGGCCCGGCGTCGCCGCCCTGCTGACCGGCATGGGCCGCGACGGCGCCGAGGGGCTGGCGGGCCTCCGCCGGCTCGGCTGGCGGACCATCGCCCAGGACGAGGAGACGAGCGTCGTCTGGGGGATGCCCCGCGCCGCCGTGGAGCTCGACGGGGCCGAATTCGTCCTCCCCCTGCCGCGGATCGGGCCGGTCATCTCCAACCTGATCCAGGTGCAGTCCCCCGGTCGGGCGCAGACGCGCCCCGCCCCGCGGTGA
- a CDS encoding DUF433 domain-containing protein, producing the protein MEWQDRISIRPDVCHGKPCIKGRRVMVSVILASLAEGDPPETAMANYHLESADIQAAIAFAADMAEDYFLPLEQEAV; encoded by the coding sequence ATGGAGTGGCAAGATCGGATCAGCATCCGCCCGGACGTCTGCCACGGCAAGCCGTGCATCAAGGGCCGCAGGGTCATGGTGAGCGTGATCCTCGCGAGCCTGGCCGAGGGGGACCCGCCGGAGACGGCCATGGCGAACTATCACCTGGAGTCGGCGGACATCCAGGCGGCGATCGCCTTCGCGGCCGACATGGCGGAGGACTACTTCCTGCCCCTCGAGCAAGAGGCCGTCTGA